Proteins encoded by one window of Teretinema zuelzerae:
- a CDS encoding LamG domain-containing protein: MMNTHKMHGTVSTFVFIAVLAGSVMASSCSLFFIDKDHSSSGGAGSLSVSLVYEDAMARTDGSISSRNDRTVVPSLEANAKAYVVSCSDASGKEVASVVITSLDSCVLKNLPAGSFTVTARAYSDATVHTSDRLIAQGSANVNLVQDGSAAVSIVLSYLNTETGSGNLSFSVQWPDFAADSIKWYLDGNASAEPSIEYGNPSVGMRSAKLDKSGLSSGSHYLIIEFFLGTTHVGYAYEAVYICDNATSSHVVQNGSLVSVRTFTEAEIASTGTGSSILVMAGGNSSIIALNDSGVPSSYNAALSTTVTIVPLVGEIGQAMMYSWNGSSSISCISGVPLSLPMNANVVDDFTSENRANTLILDVSSPSGGSPVKYSITMRSPIRVKTATALAGALSAKNNELLNNNVILEDDIMLTGTGNWTPVGSIGPDPSRVYVDQSFMFTGTFDGGGHTISGLNLTTTNGDAGFFAAIGKGAYITGVRLTNVSITGGGTDDGIGGLVGENYGGTITRCSVSGYVTGHHGVGGLVGNNRAESTYDFQSRISECYSTATVTSTSTIAGGLVGSNWGIVENSYARSNVSAQNTAGGLVASQASTGSIANCYASGTVTASTNSGGLVGAKDEGGLVSGSYYNQPLSGLSDTDRGTPKSVDEMRNATAFSAWDKSIVWAINSAINSGFPYLLSIMPTSDVSLNAGTVTADEFLDSLSDLSADYVLNGDITISTPWTPVGSVDLPFTGTFNGNGHTISGLNVSLEIQNVGLFGVNNGIIENVKLENPSVITTNDYSGGLAGQNNGLIRRCSVIGLKPVKAMGRLGGLVGKNTGTITESYTSIPVEATSWYVGGLVGTNGGTIIDCYATGSVTSLNGKQIGGLIGDVWSSCIVKNSYATGKVSGVDDTGGLVGVSGSSLINCFYNTTTSGMSDTGKGEPKTTADMKDSGAFTGWDFVTVWEIDTDNSNGLFNDGYPYLNALGAQNTITLPSGDMYAETLSGAMSDHSAKYTLSGDITLLDDWTPLGSGADPFTGIFNGNGFTISGLTVDYNESSAGLFGINNGTIENVNIENASIKSSSDSCGILAGQNNGVIRHCSVSGSSPVQGVIYVGGLVGINRGLISESYSTVPVLASSFSVGGLVGRNENFISNCYATGSVTSTRENVGGLVGHTWKNPGTNIIPVVEKSFAIGKVTGSANTGGLVGYNENSIISKSFYNATTTGMSDTDKGTPKTTTEMLDPSTFTGATWDIDSGLNNSKIWGIDTTGAINNGHPYLQCFGSDTRSPPFLGGYLNGNELAFTKSAGITLIPNRNGVPNAAYQTTADQKLLTTDSSVLFTGENDFTIMGWFKITSVDVGYTYLFYKSGSGVSNYGVILSKNSESPWKFIAQITQQGGSGVSIANPPDIQFDTWCHVAMVYKNKTVSQFVNGVQVGNTTGAYSGATGPGSEFYFGAFNGAMSDLKIFNTAKSQAEIQTLMDP; this comes from the coding sequence ATGATGAATACTCACAAAATGCATGGAACAGTTTCGACCTTTGTTTTCATTGCTGTGTTAGCGGGAAGTGTGATGGCTTCCTCCTGTTCTCTTTTTTTCATCGATAAGGATCATTCTTCGTCCGGCGGCGCAGGTTCTCTATCTGTTTCCCTGGTCTACGAAGATGCGATGGCTCGCACTGATGGTTCAATATCTTCCCGAAACGACCGAACAGTTGTTCCTTCTCTTGAAGCAAACGCAAAAGCATATGTCGTCTCCTGTTCCGATGCATCCGGCAAAGAAGTAGCCAGTGTGGTGATAACCTCCCTTGATTCATGCGTTCTGAAAAATCTGCCGGCCGGTTCATTTACGGTGACTGCCCGGGCGTATTCAGATGCAACAGTTCATACCTCCGACAGATTGATTGCACAGGGTTCGGCCAACGTTAATCTGGTTCAGGACGGTTCTGCAGCTGTGTCGATAGTTCTGTCGTACCTGAATACCGAAACCGGAAGCGGAAATCTGTCTTTTTCTGTTCAGTGGCCTGATTTCGCGGCTGATTCGATCAAGTGGTATCTCGATGGTAATGCATCGGCTGAGCCGTCGATTGAGTACGGTAATCCATCCGTCGGTATGCGAAGCGCAAAGCTTGATAAATCAGGCCTGTCCAGCGGTTCTCATTATCTCATTATTGAGTTTTTTTTAGGCACTACCCATGTCGGTTACGCGTATGAGGCTGTGTATATCTGCGACAACGCAACGAGCTCTCATGTCGTGCAAAACGGATCGTTAGTATCGGTTCGTACTTTTACGGAAGCCGAAATTGCGAGCACCGGAACTGGTTCTTCAATCCTGGTCATGGCAGGAGGAAATTCATCAATAATCGCTTTAAATGACTCGGGAGTTCCATCCTCTTACAATGCCGCTCTGTCTACCACTGTTACAATTGTCCCGCTCGTGGGAGAAATCGGCCAAGCAATGATGTATTCATGGAATGGTAGTTCATCTATCTCCTGTATATCCGGAGTGCCTTTGTCGCTTCCGATGAACGCTAATGTTGTGGATGATTTCACAAGCGAAAATCGTGCAAATACATTGATTTTAGATGTGTCTTCTCCTTCCGGCGGATCTCCAGTCAAGTATTCCATTACCATGCGATCTCCCATTCGCGTCAAAACTGCAACTGCCCTGGCCGGCGCATTATCCGCAAAAAACAATGAGCTGCTCAATAATAATGTGATTCTGGAAGATGATATTATGTTGACCGGGACAGGCAATTGGACTCCGGTGGGAAGCATCGGTCCTGATCCTTCACGAGTGTATGTTGATCAGTCATTTATGTTCACTGGTACTTTCGACGGCGGCGGACATACAATATCCGGTCTTAATTTGACGACTACAAATGGCGATGCAGGGTTCTTCGCCGCAATAGGCAAAGGTGCGTACATCACCGGGGTGAGGCTGACGAATGTTTCGATCACCGGCGGGGGAACAGACGACGGAATCGGCGGTTTGGTTGGAGAGAACTACGGCGGAACTATAACACGCTGTTCTGTTTCAGGGTACGTAACAGGGCATCATGGGGTAGGAGGCTTGGTCGGAAATAACCGGGCTGAGTCTACATATGATTTTCAGAGTAGAATTTCAGAATGTTACTCCACTGCGACTGTTACCTCAACATCCACTATTGCCGGCGGTCTGGTTGGCAGTAACTGGGGAATTGTTGAGAATTCGTACGCCCGCAGCAATGTAAGCGCACAAAATACTGCCGGCGGACTTGTCGCGAGTCAGGCATCTACTGGTTCGATTGCAAACTGTTATGCATCTGGAACTGTAACTGCAAGTACCAATTCCGGCGGATTAGTCGGAGCAAAGGACGAGGGCGGGCTCGTCTCCGGCAGTTATTATAATCAACCGTTGTCCGGACTTTCTGACACTGATCGCGGTACTCCGAAATCTGTCGATGAGATGAGAAATGCAACGGCATTTTCAGCTTGGGATAAGTCAATCGTTTGGGCGATTAATTCTGCTATAAATTCGGGATTTCCGTATCTTCTCTCTATCATGCCAACCTCCGATGTTTCTTTAAATGCAGGCACTGTAACTGCCGATGAATTTCTAGATTCTCTATCTGATCTTTCTGCTGATTATGTATTGAACGGAGATATCACTATTTCCACACCGTGGACTCCTGTGGGAAGCGTAGACTTGCCGTTCACTGGAACCTTCAACGGAAACGGGCACACCATAAGCGGATTGAACGTATCCTTGGAAATACAAAATGTCGGGTTGTTCGGCGTAAATAACGGAATAATCGAAAATGTGAAACTAGAGAATCCTTCAGTAATTACAACTAATGATTACAGCGGTGGACTTGCCGGGCAGAACAATGGTCTAATTCGTCGTTGCTCTGTAATTGGTTTAAAACCGGTGAAGGCCATGGGCCGGCTTGGCGGATTGGTTGGAAAAAATACCGGAACGATTACAGAAAGCTATACGTCTATTCCAGTTGAAGCCACATCCTGGTATGTAGGCGGTCTCGTCGGGACAAACGGCGGTACAATCATCGACTGTTATGCGACAGGTTCAGTAACGTCACTAAACGGAAAACAAATTGGAGGTCTTATCGGGGATGTGTGGAGTTCTTGTATTGTAAAGAACTCGTATGCAACCGGTAAGGTTTCTGGTGTTGACGATACTGGTGGGCTTGTTGGTGTTTCTGGCTCTTCATTAATTAATTGTTTCTACAATACAACTACCTCCGGGATGTCCGATACCGGTAAGGGTGAACCTAAAACGACGGCGGATATGAAAGACTCTGGAGCCTTTACCGGCTGGGATTTTGTTACTGTCTGGGAGATCGATACTGATAATTCGAATGGATTATTTAACGATGGGTATCCTTATCTGAATGCGCTCGGTGCGCAGAACACAATTACTCTGCCATCGGGGGATATGTACGCAGAAACACTTTCGGGTGCAATGAGCGATCATTCCGCTAAGTACACTCTAAGCGGCGACATCACGCTTCTGGATGATTGGACCCCACTGGGAAGTGGAGCTGATCCATTTACAGGAATTTTCAACGGGAACGGATTCACTATTAGTGGATTAACTGTTGATTATAATGAATCGTCTGCCGGTCTTTTTGGTATTAATAATGGAACGATTGAGAATGTGAATATAGAGAATGCCTCCATTAAAAGCTCCTCCGATTCTTGCGGCATACTTGCTGGCCAAAATAATGGTGTTATTCGTCATTGTTCGGTTTCTGGTTCCTCACCTGTTCAAGGCGTAATCTATGTCGGTGGATTGGTAGGCATCAACAGAGGGTTAATTTCTGAAAGTTACAGTACAGTTCCCGTTTTAGCTAGCAGTTTTTCTGTTGGCGGACTTGTCGGTAGGAATGAGAATTTTATAAGTAACTGCTACGCGACCGGTTCAGTAACTTCAACAAGAGAAAATGTTGGAGGATTAGTCGGCCATACCTGGAAAAATCCGGGAACTAATATAATCCCGGTTGTAGAGAAATCCTTTGCCATTGGAAAAGTTACAGGTTCTGCAAATACTGGTGGCTTAGTTGGTTATAATGAAAACTCAATTATTTCTAAGAGTTTCTACAACGCAACTACCACCGGGATGTCTGATACCGACAAAGGTACACCGAAAACAACGACAGAAATGCTTGACCCCTCAACCTTCACCGGCGCAACCTGGGATATCGATTCTGGATTAAATAATTCAAAGATATGGGGAATTGATACGACCGGTGCGATCAATAACGGCCATCCTTACTTGCAGTGCTTTGGAAGCGACACCCGGTCCCCTCCGTTTCTTGGAGGATATTTGAACGGAAACGAGCTGGCTTTTACCAAAAGTGCCGGGATAACGTTAATTCCCAACAGGAATGGTGTTCCGAATGCCGCGTATCAAACGACAGCAGATCAAAAACTATTGACTACCGATTCCTCGGTTCTGTTTACCGGCGAAAACGACTTTACAATCATGGGCTGGTTCAAGATTACTTCAGTCGATGTAGGCTATACATATCTTTTCTATAAGTCGGGTTCAGGTGTGAGCAACTACGGAGTGATTCTTAGTAAAAACTCTGAAAGTCCATGGAAGTTTATTGCTCAGATTACACAACAGGGCGGTAGCGGAGTCAGTATTGCAAATCCGCCAGACATCCAGTTTGATACCTGGTGCCATGTAGCGATGGTCTATAAAAACAAAACAGTATCTCAATTCGTTAACGGAGTACAGGTGGGCAATACAACCGGCGCATACAGCGGCGCGACCGGACCCGGTTCTGAGTTTTACTTCGGAGCCTTCAACGGGGCGATGAGCGATTTGAAGATTTTCAATACGGCGAAGAGTCAGGCTGAAATACAGACGCTTATGGATCCGTAA
- a CDS encoding SUMF1/EgtB/PvdO family nonheme iron enzyme, translating into MTKLHTTGTRFRAEPIRSAAIRISSLCAAILLFASCPGSLIDSGGGSSGAGETGSLSIRLTDAASGDALFSARALVPGVLSQMKAVSISVTDSAGITHEYSASSADLPSAGAQIEDVYPGKAEVSAFVYADAEKTSLLASGTVSATVVKGQAASVQVPLILADAGTGNGSLDLNIAFPVDKDIDSITAGFIGTDGSIDSSYPAVWVGSADYSEGTATLHASEIPAGACTLSVSFLRRGTQIGRIIEAVNIRSGAAANRWIDQNGTLQETRTYSADELGVSAAGLASLSAGGVQVPLSSGTLEYSITLGDSDSISFILSGAIAGQSYRWKWAPEAGMAVEGSASPLVASPALATSGSNLLTITVTAPDGETTQTYVVRVIRSWEVSFNVSGGSYIEPLIVANGGTVERPADPEYSGFAFSGWYADSSLSTPWTFGSGGRTVTGDAALYAKWVESASIIAVTISAPEFQHISFRQFGNEVSSITMDIDATLELSMPEGGARYEWLLNARDWLSSDRTLIFSPRLNGAGRKTITAVFEYDGVVYSGDLSVLVTNDYMVEILPYGKNASYAQVSWTYDSDLYQSAPSSYDHTLTRPYSLGKYEVSYSLWKPVRDWALANGYVIGNEGAAGGSGSAGVDYPVTQVSYFDALVWCNAYSEMSGLTPCYYTSTTDKTDASVLRSTSYLKALAESGILYTAAYADLAADGYRLPSEGEWHFAASCGGYYPFNSVSGGSAVFSAGNSATYSDWANSKTGVITPCGSLAPNIWGLYDMSGNMWEACFDVCNNPPDGPFNDYIGTTYSGTVSSSYAIIVKGGSFASLPPAGKSTIGHRDASAATTAASDSGFRLARTIVK; encoded by the coding sequence ATGACGAAACTACACACAACCGGAACACGGTTCCGCGCAGAGCCGATCCGTTCCGCGGCAATCCGCATCAGTTCGCTGTGCGCCGCGATTCTTCTCTTTGCTTCCTGCCCGGGATCGCTCATCGATTCAGGCGGAGGATCTTCCGGAGCGGGCGAAACCGGCTCGCTTTCGATACGCCTGACCGACGCCGCGTCCGGCGATGCCCTCTTTTCCGCACGGGCGCTTGTACCCGGCGTGTTATCGCAGATGAAGGCCGTTTCAATTTCTGTTACGGACTCGGCCGGAATAACGCACGAGTATTCGGCCTCCTCCGCGGATTTACCCTCGGCAGGAGCGCAGATAGAAGACGTGTATCCGGGAAAAGCCGAGGTGTCCGCTTTCGTGTACGCGGACGCGGAGAAAACCAGCCTTCTGGCATCCGGCACGGTTTCGGCGACCGTCGTTAAAGGACAGGCGGCTTCCGTACAAGTTCCTCTTATTCTCGCGGACGCGGGAACCGGGAACGGTTCGCTCGACTTGAACATCGCTTTTCCCGTCGACAAGGACATCGATTCGATTACAGCCGGCTTTATCGGTACGGACGGGAGTATTGATTCCTCATATCCTGCCGTCTGGGTAGGTTCCGCCGACTACAGCGAGGGAACCGCTACGTTACATGCTTCGGAAATTCCTGCCGGCGCGTGTACCCTGTCAGTCTCGTTTCTGAGAAGAGGAACGCAGATAGGAAGAATCATTGAAGCGGTCAATATCCGTTCGGGAGCGGCGGCGAACCGCTGGATCGACCAAAACGGAACCCTGCAGGAAACACGAACATATTCCGCGGACGAGCTCGGAGTGTCCGCCGCCGGCCTTGCCTCTCTCAGCGCGGGAGGAGTGCAGGTTCCGCTTTCCTCCGGCACGCTCGAGTATTCGATCACGCTCGGAGACAGCGACTCGATTTCGTTTATTCTTTCCGGGGCGATCGCCGGCCAATCATATCGCTGGAAGTGGGCTCCGGAAGCCGGTATGGCGGTCGAAGGCTCGGCCTCGCCGCTCGTCGCGTCTCCCGCGCTCGCAACCTCCGGTTCCAATCTCCTGACCATAACCGTAACTGCTCCCGACGGCGAGACAACTCAAACCTATGTAGTCCGTGTGATCCGCTCCTGGGAAGTGTCGTTCAACGTTTCAGGCGGCAGCTATATCGAGCCGCTAATAGTCGCGAACGGGGGCACGGTTGAACGCCCCGCCGATCCCGAGTATTCGGGCTTCGCGTTTTCCGGCTGGTACGCTGACTCCTCTCTTTCAACGCCCTGGACCTTCGGCTCGGGAGGCCGGACGGTAACCGGAGACGCGGCCCTTTACGCGAAGTGGGTCGAGTCTGCTTCAATAATCGCTGTGACGATCTCTGCTCCTGAATTTCAACATATTTCATTCCGTCAATTCGGGAACGAAGTGTCCTCTATTACAATGGACATTGATGCGACCCTCGAGCTGTCGATGCCGGAAGGCGGGGCGCGCTACGAATGGTTGCTGAATGCCCGGGATTGGTTATCAAGCGATAGAACCTTGATTTTTAGCCCACGCTTGAATGGAGCGGGTCGTAAAACCATAACGGCAGTATTTGAGTATGACGGAGTCGTATACTCCGGAGACCTGTCTGTGTTGGTAACGAACGATTACATGGTGGAGATTCTCCCTTACGGGAAAAATGCGTCATATGCCCAGGTATCCTGGACATATGACAGCGATCTCTATCAAAGCGCTCCGTCTTCCTATGACCATACGCTTACACGGCCGTACAGTCTGGGCAAATACGAGGTGAGTTACAGTCTCTGGAAGCCTGTGCGCGATTGGGCTCTGGCTAACGGCTACGTGATCGGGAACGAGGGTGCCGCGGGAGGGAGTGGTTCAGCCGGCGTTGATTATCCGGTTACGCAGGTGTCCTACTTCGATGCTCTCGTCTGGTGCAATGCCTACAGCGAGATGTCAGGACTGACTCCCTGTTATTATACGTCGACCACCGATAAAACTGATGCTTCTGTTTTGCGGAGTACTTCGTATCTGAAAGCTCTAGCCGAATCGGGCATTCTGTATACCGCGGCGTACGCCGATCTCGCTGCGGACGGTTACCGCCTTCCTTCCGAAGGCGAGTGGCATTTTGCGGCCTCGTGCGGGGGGTATTATCCATTTAACAGCGTAAGCGGTGGCAGTGCCGTTTTTTCCGCCGGAAATTCTGCAACGTATAGCGATTGGGCCAACTCAAAAACAGGTGTAATAACCCCCTGCGGCTCATTAGCGCCGAATATCTGGGGCCTCTACGACATGAGCGGCAATATGTGGGAAGCGTGTTTCGATGTATGTAATAATCCTCCTGATGGTCCTTTCAACGATTACATTGGCACAACGTATTCTGGCACTGTGTCTTCTTCGTATGCGATCATTGTGAAGGGCGGCTCGTTTGCTTCCCTTCCGCCGGCGGGAAAGTCCACGATCGGACATCGCGACGCCTCGGCAGCGACAACTGCGGCCTCTGATTCCGGATTCAGACTTGCAAGGACAATAGTAAAATGA
- a CDS encoding InlB B-repeat-containing protein, with translation MYNIRKYIVVLLCALAGFSSSCSLPGWNSNLKDFIETGLSVVYLDTSSYRRALGDIGDDVRSGEEVTVFIRLNNPKSLDLEYTLEAGSGLIASGATAPGGTAGADNQRTTVSFTFIPSEAAEHGSIPFTLGLRSPSINRVFEPARFSVRCDSPPGIVENLVGGVTSENKASIGFTLPENYLNADIASVKITYINDSTNVSRTVTEEVSREGTGLTDVPFPALLDSDSGEYVRYFFPSDVIIGNPYTFTLALIDESGKMSEAVSPAISIMGNELYLAYDTNASGEYKNKVGTVGAVFGYNQTTVATISDAASVKYPHHVFLTWNTKADGTGTTWNPGESFVFPASNTVLYAQWLPLSTATVSLSEPEYEALNFEPAAVSAVRGETLTISAAASPAEGEVWSWRLDGAAASGGENGSFEWNTSGASLGRHTVYCSVVDGGVTYSGTLTVNIYATSSVGFDGNGNTSGAAPDAIEFAYGEAVSLTAVGGDFGKSGYEFAGWALSPEDGAEGTAAYADGDTTEALESSLTLYASWRNVAPPAVTDAAALAGDGKIALSWTEPDAADLAYIEIKYGSVTLKVGADSGTASGTGSTVIKLLESGTEYEFTLRAVDREGLASDQVVIRGTAL, from the coding sequence ATGTATAATATAAGGAAATATATCGTCGTCCTGCTCTGTGCGCTCGCGGGATTCTCTAGTTCCTGCTCCCTTCCCGGTTGGAATTCAAACCTGAAGGATTTTATTGAAACCGGTTTGTCAGTCGTGTATCTGGATACATCCTCGTATCGGCGGGCGTTGGGCGATATCGGCGACGATGTGCGTTCCGGCGAGGAAGTAACCGTATTCATACGACTTAACAATCCAAAATCGCTCGATCTGGAATATACCCTTGAAGCCGGTTCCGGCCTGATCGCTTCCGGCGCGACTGCTCCCGGCGGAACAGCCGGAGCGGATAACCAGCGCACCACGGTATCATTCACCTTTATCCCGAGCGAGGCCGCGGAGCACGGCTCCATCCCCTTTACCCTCGGACTTCGTTCTCCTTCGATAAACAGGGTGTTCGAACCGGCCCGCTTTAGCGTCCGCTGCGACAGTCCTCCGGGAATCGTCGAAAATCTTGTCGGCGGCGTTACATCGGAAAATAAAGCGTCCATCGGCTTCACCCTTCCTGAAAACTACCTGAACGCGGATATCGCGTCTGTTAAGATTACCTATATAAACGACTCGACAAACGTTTCCCGGACGGTGACCGAAGAGGTGAGCCGGGAAGGAACGGGCTTAACCGATGTTCCGTTTCCTGCCCTGCTGGATTCGGACTCAGGCGAGTATGTGCGTTATTTCTTTCCTTCCGACGTTATTATCGGAAATCCGTATACTTTTACCCTTGCTTTGATCGACGAATCAGGAAAAATGTCGGAAGCAGTAAGCCCTGCGATTTCCATCATGGGAAACGAACTCTATTTAGCCTACGATACGAACGCTTCAGGCGAATACAAAAACAAGGTTGGAACCGTCGGCGCTGTATTCGGCTATAACCAAACAACCGTCGCCACGATCTCCGACGCCGCGAGCGTGAAGTACCCGCACCATGTGTTTCTGACCTGGAATACAAAGGCGGACGGAACCGGAACAACCTGGAATCCCGGAGAATCCTTTGTTTTTCCAGCCTCGAATACCGTTTTATATGCGCAGTGGCTGCCCCTTTCCACGGCGACGGTTTCACTTTCGGAACCGGAATACGAGGCCTTGAATTTCGAACCGGCGGCGGTTTCGGCGGTGAGGGGCGAAACGCTTACTATATCCGCAGCCGCGTCTCCGGCCGAAGGAGAGGTCTGGTCCTGGAGACTCGACGGAGCGGCCGCCTCGGGCGGAGAAAACGGCTCTTTCGAGTGGAACACCTCCGGCGCGTCTCTCGGCCGCCACACGGTGTACTGTTCCGTGGTCGACGGCGGGGTGACCTATTCGGGTACGTTGACGGTTAACATATACGCAACGTCCTCGGTCGGCTTCGACGGAAACGGAAATACGTCCGGCGCCGCCCCTGATGCTATAGAATTCGCGTACGGAGAAGCGGTCTCGCTTACTGCTGTCGGCGGCGATTTCGGCAAGAGCGGCTATGAGTTCGCCGGCTGGGCCTTGAGCCCCGAAGACGGCGCGGAAGGCACCGCGGCGTACGCCGACGGCGATACGACAGAAGCCCTGGAGTCGAGCTTGACGCTCTACGCTTCATGGCGGAACGTCGCGCCGCCCGCCGTAACGGACGCGGCCGCTCTAGCCGGGGACGGGAAAATCGCTCTGAGCTGGACAGAGCCGGACGCGGCGGACCTTGCATATATAGAAATCAAGTACGGCAGCGTAACGCTGAAAGTCGGCGCAGATTCAGGCACGGCGTCCGGAACGGGAAGCACGGTCATCAAGCTCCTGGAAAGCGGAACAGAATACGAGTTTACGCTCCGCGCCGTGGACCGCGAAGGCCTTGCTTCAGATCAAGTCGTTATTCGGGGGACCGCGCTATGA
- a CDS encoding aminotransferase class V-fold PLP-dependent enzyme, with protein MSAHLDSGTIRAMEHLASFRKNIIGNDESVPGPYGSHRLVYADWIASGRLYRPIEERMTELVGPWTANTHSESSHLGQAMTIAYREARERLRKEVNASADDVVLPVGSGMTGAVSKLQRMLGLKIPENLSGRLALAENERPVVFITHMEHHSNHTSWLETLADVVVLPPDEQLLTDPRELEKALDKYRDRPLKIGSFTAASNVTGIRVPYRELARIMHRAGGYCFVDFAASAPYDRIDMQGGDPSERLDAVYFSPHKYLGGPGSPGILAFNKELYHNRVPDQPGGGTVLWTNPWKEHSYIADIESREDGGTPAFLQTIKAALACSLKESMSVDAIHKAESVLIPRALEGLKAIPKVRVLAGDKTDRIGAISFYMQDVHFNLAVRLLSDRFGIQTRGGCSCAGTYGHYLLAVDRDTSRRITCSINAGDLTEKPGWIRASIHPTMSLADIDFLVSSIAETAERAGEWAADYRFLPDEADWRHASWDSRKAAAIKGLWKPFD; from the coding sequence ATGAGCGCTCATCTCGATTCCGGAACGATCCGGGCAATGGAACATCTTGCGTCTTTCAGAAAAAACATCATCGGGAACGATGAATCGGTGCCGGGACCCTACGGATCGCACCGGCTAGTATACGCCGACTGGATAGCGAGCGGGAGATTGTACCGCCCGATAGAAGAGCGGATGACGGAGCTTGTCGGGCCCTGGACGGCGAACACGCATTCGGAGTCGAGCCACCTCGGCCAGGCGATGACGATCGCGTATCGGGAAGCTCGCGAGCGGCTCAGAAAAGAAGTAAACGCCTCGGCGGACGACGTAGTTCTTCCAGTCGGATCGGGAATGACCGGAGCGGTGAGCAAGCTTCAGCGGATGCTCGGGCTCAAGATTCCGGAAAACCTTTCCGGCCGCCTTGCGCTTGCGGAAAACGAACGGCCGGTCGTCTTCATCACCCACATGGAGCACCACTCGAACCATACCTCCTGGCTTGAAACCCTGGCGGACGTTGTCGTCCTTCCTCCGGACGAACAGCTCCTCACCGATCCGCGCGAACTTGAAAAGGCGCTCGACAAATATCGGGACCGGCCGCTGAAAATCGGCAGCTTCACCGCAGCGTCGAACGTTACCGGAATCCGTGTTCCCTACCGCGAACTCGCCCGCATCATGCATCGGGCCGGCGGCTACTGTTTTGTGGATTTCGCGGCGAGCGCTCCCTACGACCGCATCGACATGCAGGGCGGAGACCCTTCCGAGCGGCTGGACGCGGTGTATTTTTCGCCGCACAAATACCTCGGCGGACCCGGAAGCCCCGGAATTCTCGCCTTTAATAAAGAGCTCTACCACAACCGCGTTCCCGACCAGCCGGGCGGCGGCACGGTGCTGTGGACGAATCCATGGAAAGAACATAGCTATATCGCGGATATCGAAAGCCGGGAAGACGGGGGAACTCCCGCTTTTCTGCAAACCATCAAGGCTGCCCTCGCCTGCTCCCTCAAGGAATCGATGAGCGTAGACGCCATACACAAGGCTGAATCTGTTCTCATTCCCCGGGCCCTCGAAGGACTCAAGGCGATTCCGAAGGTGCGCGTGCTTGCCGGCGATAAAACCGACAGAATCGGCGCTATTTCCTTCTATATGCAAGACGTGCATTTCAACCTCGCGGTTAGGCTGCTCTCGGACCGGTTCGGCATCCAAACACGAGGAGGCTGCTCCTGCGCCGGAACCTACGGCCACTATCTGTTGGCGGTGGACCGGGATACGAGCCGCCGAATCACCTGCAGCATCAACGCGGGCGACCTCACCGAAAAACCCGGCTGGATACGCGCATCCATCCACCCGACGATGAGCCTCGCCGACATCGATTTTCTCGTTTCCTCGATCGCGGAGACGGCTGAGCGCGCGGGCGAATGGGCCGCCGACTACCGCTTCCTACCGGACGAGGCCGACTGGCGCCATGCGTCCTGGGATAGCCGGAAGGCGGCCGCGATCAAAGGGCTCTGGAAGCCGTTCGACTAA